In Deinococcus sedimenti, a single genomic region encodes these proteins:
- the sdhC gene encoding succinate dehydrogenase, cytochrome b556 subunit encodes MYRGREGQWAFLLHRLSGLAILFYLMLHVFSIGSFIFGERFYMTIHETYDLVPFRIGLLFVTAGVVYHAFNGLRIIVMDFTGFGVAYQRQMWYGVMLLSVLAFIGSAIVVVPRILGGY; translated from the coding sequence ATGTACCGAGGAAGAGAGGGGCAGTGGGCGTTCCTGCTTCACCGCCTGTCGGGGCTGGCGATTCTGTTTTACCTGATGCTGCACGTGTTCAGCATCGGGTCGTTCATTTTCGGTGAGCGGTTCTACATGACGATTCACGAGACGTACGACCTCGTGCCGTTCCGGATCGGGCTGCTGTTCGTGACGGCGGGCGTGGTGTACCACGCGTTCAACGGACTGCGGATCATCGTCATGGACTTCACGGGCTTCGGCGTGGCGTACCAGCGGCAGATGTGGTACGGCGTGATGCTGCTCAGCGTGCTGGCGTTCATCGGTTCGGCCATCGTGGTCGTGCCGCGCATCCTGGGAGGCTACTGA
- a CDS encoding YcjF family protein — protein sequence MLPPLVKQVLDNFNFDVDPDLSREENTEDVIKSAALLAGAISVEPIPFADILLITPVQAKMVLHIGKIYGHDVTPERALEIARELGVTVAYGLAARQVMRGLAKMALPVIGGLITAPAVYGWTFALGRLAQNYFERRIQGLPDSRQDRVQVIQEAKRDAKKVLPTAQDFTDLASELRRRAEQKK from the coding sequence ATGCTGCCCCCGCTCGTCAAACAGGTGCTCGACAACTTCAATTTCGATGTCGACCCGGACCTGAGCCGTGAAGAGAACACCGAGGACGTGATCAAGAGCGCCGCCCTGCTGGCCGGGGCCATCAGCGTGGAACCCATCCCGTTCGCGGACATCCTGCTCATCACCCCGGTGCAGGCCAAGATGGTCCTGCATATCGGCAAGATCTACGGCCACGACGTGACCCCTGAACGCGCGCTGGAAATCGCGCGTGAACTGGGCGTGACGGTCGCCTACGGCCTCGCGGCGCGGCAGGTCATGCGCGGCCTCGCCAAGATGGCCCTGCCTGTCATCGGCGGGCTGATCACTGCGCCCGCCGTGTACGGCTGGACGTTCGCGTTGGGGCGCCTGGCGCAGAACTACTTCGAACGCCGCATCCAGGGCCTCCCGGACAGCCGACAGGACCGCGTGCAGGTCATCCAGGAGGCCAAACGGGACGCCAAGAAGGTGCTGCCCACCGCGCAGGACTTCACCGACCTCGCCAGCGAATTGCGGCGGCGCGCTGAACAGAAGAAGTAA
- a CDS encoding succinate dehydrogenase hydrophobic membrane anchor subunit, with amino-acid sequence MIRARTFTDARQQAHSNAELHWWIFMRISGLILMFLILGHVYMTFIQVSESDATFDAVVNKLANPAWKFYNWLILSLSLLHGANGARYSIEDYVRSRPNRAWVKGVFYTVIALLFAFGTVGLFSI; translated from the coding sequence ATGATCCGCGCCCGGACCTTCACGGACGCGCGCCAGCAGGCGCACAGCAACGCCGAACTGCACTGGTGGATCTTCATGCGGATCAGCGGTCTGATCCTGATGTTCCTGATCCTCGGGCACGTCTACATGACGTTCATTCAGGTCAGCGAGTCCGACGCGACGTTCGACGCGGTCGTGAACAAGCTGGCGAACCCGGCGTGGAAGTTCTACAACTGGTTGATCCTGAGCCTGTCGCTGCTGCACGGCGCGAACGGCGCGCGGTACTCCATCGAGGATTACGTCCGCAGCCGCCCGAACCGCGCGTGGGTGAAGGGTGTGTTCTACACCGTGATCGCGCTGCTGTTCGCGTTCGGCACGGTGGGTCTGTTCTCCATCTGA
- a CDS encoding LysR family transcriptional regulator, with translation MTSARPSPTGLPSLAQLRALLAVADAGGFSEAAAELGVSQSTLSEAISKLEALAGRPLLRRGRGGTVPTPAGERMLVHARAAVQAAGDALLAAQEDTQLRGVLRVASFRSTATHLLPPALAAFRAQHPGVTVRLLDGETEGGGQELVRRGQADAAIVIEENWGDLRLTPLVMDEYLFVAPARRGTHPVTPEDLQGPLLLAPGPNSCNLRVMGYLRRCGVQPERVTEIGEDSVILGMVAHGLGVSVMPRLALEPLPEGLVALPLPERLMRPLALATLPHRANLPVIRAFTGALLAALHRPHAPAPDPAVALPGGASLLH, from the coding sequence ATGACCTCCGCGCGCCCCTCCCCCACCGGTCTGCCGTCACTGGCGCAGCTGCGCGCCCTGCTGGCGGTGGCGGACGCCGGGGGCTTCAGCGAGGCGGCGGCGGAACTGGGCGTGTCGCAGTCCACCCTCAGCGAGGCGATCAGCAAACTGGAGGCGCTGGCCGGGCGGCCCCTGCTGCGGCGTGGGCGCGGCGGGACGGTGCCGACCCCGGCGGGCGAGCGGATGCTGGTTCACGCGCGGGCGGCGGTGCAGGCGGCGGGCGACGCGCTGCTGGCCGCGCAGGAGGACACGCAGTTGCGCGGCGTGCTGCGCGTGGCGTCGTTCCGTTCGACCGCCACGCACCTGCTGCCGCCCGCGCTGGCGGCGTTCCGAGCGCAGCATCCGGGCGTGACGGTGCGCCTCCTGGACGGCGAGACGGAGGGTGGCGGTCAGGAGCTCGTGCGGCGCGGTCAGGCGGACGCGGCCATCGTGATCGAGGAGAACTGGGGCGACCTGCGCCTGACGCCGCTGGTCATGGACGAGTACCTCTTCGTGGCGCCCGCGCGGCGGGGCACGCACCCGGTCACGCCGGAGGACCTCCAGGGGCCGCTGCTGCTCGCCCCGGGTCCGAATTCCTGCAACCTGCGCGTGATGGGGTACCTGCGCCGCTGCGGCGTGCAGCCGGAACGCGTGACCGAGATCGGCGAGGACAGCGTGATCCTGGGCATGGTCGCGCACGGGCTGGGCGTGAGCGTGATGCCGCGGCTGGCGCTGGAACCGCTGCCCGAAGGGCTGGTGGCGCTGCCGCTGCCGGAGCGGCTGATGCGGCCGCTGGCGCTGGCGACCCTGCCGCACCGCGCGAACCTGCCGGTGATCCGGGCCTTCACGGGCGCGCTGCTCGCGGCGCTGCACCGGCCCCATGCGCCCGCGCCGGACCCGGCGGTGGCCTTGCCGGGCGGGGCTTCTCTGCTACATTGA
- the cysS gene encoding cysteine--tRNA ligase, with protein MTQRPEPRLPDPNIVLYDSLSRQKVTFTPTAPGRVGMYLCGPTVYSDAHLGHAKKEVAFDVIRRAFTHFGYQVRYVANITDVGHLQNDSDDGEDKMLARARLEQLEPMEVADKYFWSFMHDMEALNVLKPSINPRATGHIIEQIALIEELIARGHAYESAGSVYFDVRSWPEYGKLSGRRLDDQEEGTREAVREEKRDPRDFALWKRAEHGHIMRWPSPWGEGFPGWHIECSAMSLKYLGEGFDIHGGGLDLQFPHHEAEIAQSEAAGHAFARYWMHNNMLTIGGEKMSKSKGNFLTIQDVLAQHDPMVVRFLLVGSHYRSITEFSDAAFESARSGYRRLTEALHEIERRLPNAPAGQNAALDAKIAAHVQAFEDALRDDFNTPKAVAALFGLTTDLNAALNTGEVPRGTLEAAQRAYRDLGGEVLGLFAGGSGPAQSDDSQVVSALMDLVLKARQNYRLNKQYAEADELRDTLTQVGVTVEDTKDGVRWKR; from the coding sequence ATGACCCAGCGTCCCGAACCCCGCCTGCCCGATCCGAACATCGTCCTGTACGACTCCCTGTCCCGTCAGAAGGTGACGTTTACGCCGACTGCGCCCGGCCGGGTGGGCATGTATCTGTGCGGCCCGACCGTGTACAGCGACGCGCACCTGGGCCACGCGAAGAAGGAGGTGGCATTCGATGTGATCCGCCGGGCGTTCACGCACTTCGGGTATCAGGTGCGGTACGTGGCGAACATCACCGACGTGGGTCACCTCCAGAACGACAGCGACGACGGCGAGGACAAGATGCTCGCCCGCGCCCGCCTGGAGCAGCTCGAGCCCATGGAGGTCGCCGACAAGTACTTCTGGTCGTTCATGCACGATATGGAGGCCCTGAACGTCCTCAAGCCCAGCATCAACCCCCGCGCGACCGGGCACATCATCGAGCAGATCGCGCTGATCGAGGAACTCATCGCGCGCGGGCACGCGTACGAGTCGGCGGGCAGCGTGTACTTCGACGTGCGCTCCTGGCCCGAGTACGGCAAGCTGTCGGGCCGCAGGCTGGACGATCAGGAGGAAGGCACGCGCGAGGCCGTCCGCGAGGAGAAACGCGACCCACGTGACTTCGCGCTGTGGAAGCGGGCCGAGCACGGCCACATCATGCGCTGGCCGTCCCCGTGGGGCGAGGGGTTCCCCGGCTGGCACATCGAGTGCTCCGCCATGAGCCTCAAGTACCTCGGTGAGGGCTTCGACATTCACGGGGGCGGCCTGGACCTGCAGTTCCCGCACCACGAGGCCGAGATCGCGCAGTCCGAGGCAGCCGGGCACGCGTTCGCGCGCTACTGGATGCACAACAACATGCTGACCATCGGCGGCGAGAAGATGAGCAAGAGCAAGGGCAACTTCCTGACCATCCAGGACGTGCTCGCGCAGCACGACCCGATGGTGGTGCGTTTCCTGCTGGTCGGCAGTCACTACCGCTCCATCACCGAATTCAGCGACGCGGCCTTCGAGTCCGCCCGCAGCGGGTACCGCCGCCTGACTGAGGCGCTGCACGAGATCGAACGCCGCCTCCCGAACGCGCCCGCCGGGCAGAACGCTGCGCTGGACGCGAAGATCGCCGCGCACGTCCAGGCGTTCGAGGACGCCCTGCGGGACGACTTCAATACGCCCAAGGCCGTCGCGGCGCTGTTCGGCCTGACCACTGACCTGAACGCCGCACTGAATACCGGTGAGGTGCCGCGCGGCACGCTGGAGGCCGCCCAGCGTGCCTACCGTGACCTGGGCGGCGAGGTGCTGGGCCTCTTCGCGGGTGGCAGCGGCCCCGCGCAGAGCGACGACTCGCAGGTCGTCAGCGCCTTGATGGACCTGGTCCTGAAGGCCCGGCAGAACTACCGCCTGAACAAGCAGTACGCCGAGGCCGACGAACTGCGCGACACCCTCACGCAGGTGGGCGTGACGGTCGAGGACACCAAGGACGGGGTGCGCTGGAAACGCTGA